A genomic segment from Corylus avellana chromosome ca5, CavTom2PMs-1.0 encodes:
- the LOC132181559 gene encoding ankyrin repeat-containing protein BDA1-like, producing the protein MDPRLVEAALNGNAIELQKLLQEDPLVIERGSVAVYPETALHIAAMGGQTEFVREILKLKPDFSTRLDKDGFSAIHIASANGFVETVRELLKFRRELALLKSSNGRTSLHCAAVAGRVQVIRELVGFFPDCIGEVTLRGETALHIAVKYNQFEAFEAMFDIVKQLNMQEIMFAGDEDGNTILHLAVARKQIQTVKLLLGSDGRQQEAVDVNVTTKSGLTALDVSDIILQMVGSGEATDYMLRDLLLRAGALRASEVEDYLDTAQVHHSQISVRAAPPPQTLRQFLLHEISHLYPWRVWNMLAKEVKKSPSQTQNALLVVAVLIATITYQAILSPPGGLYDGDDYTAANISANLRFFLPFMVPNSIGFFASLMVIILVMDDFPLKALMGIAVRCLAAIYTCGLFMIGPTHLNASRWVLTIIGTMVFMDIARFGFRLVKRWSNEIRNRRI; encoded by the exons atggatcCCAGGTTGGTGGAGGCAGCGCTTAATGGAAACGCCATTGAACTGCAGAAATTACTTCAAGAGGACCCCCTCGTAATTGAGAGAGGTTCAGTGGCAGTGTACCCTGAAACTGCCCTACACATTGCAGCCATGGGTGGGCAAACAGAGTTTGTGAGGGAGATATTGAAGCTTAAACCAGATTTTTCCACTAGATTGGACAAGGACGGGTTTAGCGCAATACACATAGCCTCTGCAAATGGGTTTGTGGAAACAGTGAGAGAGCTTTTGAAGTTTAGGCGTGAGCTTGCCCTTCTCAAGAGCAGCAATGGAAGGACTTCTCTTCATTGTGCAGCTGTAGCTGGGAGGGTTCAAGTCATTAGGGAATTGGTTGGCTTTTTTCCCGACTGTATCGGAGAAGTGACTCTTAGAGGCGAGACTGCGCTTCACATAGCCGTGAAGTATAACCAATTTGAGGCCTTTGAAGCCATGTTTGATATAGTTAAGCAGCTTAACATGCAGGAAATTATGTTTGCTGGGGATGAAGATGGCAACACTATCTTACACCTTGCAGTTGCTAGGAAGCAGATTCAG ACAGTGAAATTGCTACTTGGTAGTGATGGTAGGCAACAAGAAGCAGTGGATGTGAATGTGACCACCAAGAGTGGCTTAACTGCTTTAGATGTGTCCGATATCATACTACAAATGGTGGGATCCGGTGAAGCCACTGATTACATGCTCAGGGATTTGCTTCTACGCGCAGGAGCCTTAAGAGCGTCTGAAGTTGAAGACTACCTTGACACTGCTCAAGTTCATCACAGCCAGATCTCGGTGAGGGCGGCACCGCCTCCCCAGACTCTCCGACAGTTCTTATTACATGAGATTTCACATCTGTACCCTTGGAGAGTTTGGAACATGTTAGCGAAGGAAGTGAAAAAGTCACCATCACAAACTCAAAATGCTTTGCTTGTTGTTGCTGTACTTATCGCAACTATAACCTACCAAGCCATACTAAGTCCTCCCGGTGGCCTTTATGACGGCGACGATTACACTGCCGCTAATATATCAGCCAATTTACGATTTTTCCTTCCATTCATGGTTCCCAACTCTATTGGGTTTTTCGCATCGCTTATGGTGATTATTTTGGTTATGGATGACTTTCCACTCAAAGCATTGATGGGGATCGCTGTGCGTTGTTTGGCTGCAATTTATACTTGTGGGCTTTTCATGATTGGACCTACTCATTTAAATGCTTCACGATGGGTGCTGACAATAATAGGAACAATGGTCTTCATGGACATAGCTCGCTTCGGCTTCCGGTTAGTCAAGAGATGGTCCAATGAAATTAGAAACAGAAGAATCTAA
- the LOC132182964 gene encoding 7-deoxyloganetin glucosyltransferase-like — MDSKIAEAKKAHAVCIPCPVQSHIKAMLKFSKLLHGKGFHITFVNAEFNHQRFLKSRGPNSLDGLPDFQFKTIPDSIPPSDSNATQDVDAVSKSISENFLAPFSDLLVKLNSTATSSNSPPVTCIISDGFMPFTHTAAQDLGIPTVMLFTIAACSLMGVMQFPRLREKGFTPLKDESYITNGFLDTVIDWIPGMRDIRLRDLPNVFITTDPNDPSFKVIIEAVEKAPKASGIVVHTFDALEQEVLDALPSTFPCVYAIGPQQLLLNHSPNDPLESTGYSLWKEETECLDWLNSKAHNSVIYVNFGSITVMTPQQLVEFGWGLANSKFMFLWIIRPDLVVGDSVILPPEFLEETKGRGLIASWCPQEEVLNHSSIGGFLTHCGWNSIIESVCTGVPMICCPFYGDQQTNCKYACNEWGIGIEIDNGAKRGEVERIVRELMEGKKGKKMKKKAMEWKKLAEEATGPHGSSSINLDKLVNDVLLTKG; from the exons atggATTCGAAAATAGCAGAAGCTAAAAAGGCTCATGCAGTTTGTATTCCATGCCCAGTTCAAAGCCACATAAAGGCCATGCTCAAATTTTCAAAGCTTCTCCACGGCAAAGGTTTTCACATAACTTTTGTGAACGCAGAGTTCAACCATCAGCGTTTTTTGAAATCTAGAGGTCCCAACTCCTTAGATGGGTTGCCTGACTTTCAATTCAAAACCATTCCAGACAGCATTCCTCCATCGGATTCCAATGCTACCCAAGATGTTGATGCTGTTAGCAAATCCATTTCAGAAAACTTCTTGGCTCCATTTTCAGACCTCCTCGTCAAACTCAACAGTACTGCAACTTCTTCAAACAGTCCTCCAGTGACTTGCATTATTTCGGATGGTTTCATGCCATTCACTCACACTGCTGCTCAAGACCTTGGAATCCCTACTGTAATGCTCTTCACGATCGCTGCTTGCAGTTTAATGGGTGTTATGCAGTTTCCTCGTCTCAGGGAAAAAGGCTTCACACCCCTTAAAG ATGAGAGTTATATAACAAATGGGTTTCTAGACACAGTTATAGATTGGATTCCAGGTATGagagatatccgattgagggaTCTCCCAAATGTTTTTATTACTACAGATCCAAATGACCCTTCCTTCAAAGTGATCATTGAAGCAGTAGAGAAAGCTCCTAAAGCTTCAGGAATCGTTGTTCACACATTTGACGCGTTAGAGCAGGAAGTTTTGGATGCTCTCCCCTCCACGTTTCCTTGTGTATATGCCATTGGCCCTCAGCAACTACTACTCAATCACTCACCCAATGACCCTCTGGAATCAACAGGGTATAGTTTGTGGAAAGAAGAAACTGAGTGCCTTGATTGGCTTAACTCTAAGGCACACAATTCAGTGATTTATGTGAACTTCGGCAGCATTACTGTCATGACACCACAACAATTGGTTGAGTTTGGCTGGGGACTTGCAAATAGCAAGTTCATGTTTCTGTGGATAATTAGGCCTGATTTAGTTGTTGGTGATTCAGTGATTCTGCCACCTGAGTTTTTGGAAGAAACTAAAGGAAGAGGACTAATAGCTAGTTGGTGCCCTCAAGAGGAAGTGCTTAACCACTCCTCCATTGGAGGGTTCTTAACTCACTGCGGGTGGAATTCAATTATTGAAAGTGTTTGTACAGGAGTGCCCATGATTTGTTGTCCATTCTATGGGGATCAGCAAACAAACTGTAAGTATGCTTGCAATGAATGGGGCATTGGCATTGAGATTGATAATGGTGCCAAGAGAGGGGAAGTGGAGAGGATTGTGAGAGAGTTGATGGAGGGGAAAAAGggtaagaaaatgaagaaaaaggccATGGAATGGAAAAAATTGGCTGAAGAGGCCACCGGTCCACATGGGTCTTCATCCATCAACTTAGACAAGTTGGTGAATGATGTTCTTTTGACAAAAGGATAG
- the LOC132181556 gene encoding S-type anion channel SLAH1-like has protein sequence MDDQNQSQPQIEITIDAPNDTEQPHREPLIIIRRSSSLILTKFHGGHFRISLSLCSQALLWKTLGDPIDDAHAFQRVLSMLPSNAFLFLWSLAFFTLISQSLLYILRCFFRFEMVKNEFFHHVGVNYLFAPWISWLLLLQSSRLIAPTTIYYQVFWCASVLPIVVLDVKIYGQWFTKGPWLLSTMANPASQLSVIGNFVGARAAAQMGWRECALFLFSLGMTHYLVLFVTLYQRLSGSSSLPVMLRPVFFLFIATPSIASLAWESIAGNFDVSSKMLFFLALFLFMSLVCRPALFKRSMRKFNVAWWAYPFPLTVLALAATKYVQEVRGAKAHALMLLLSAVSVLASLALIIITALTSNNIFSQNSQEHSA, from the exons ATGGATGATCAGAACCAATCCCAACCCCAAATCGAGATCACCATTGATGCACCCAATGACACCGAGCAACCACATCGCGAACCTTTGATCATCATCAGACGATCCTCATCACTCATCTTAACTAAATTTCATGGCGGCCACTTCAGGATTAGCCTCTCTCTCTGCAGCCAGGCCTTGCTGTGGAAGACCCTCGGAGACCCAATCGACGACGCACACGCTTTCCAGCGCGTGCTTTCAATGCTACCCTCCAACGCTTTCCTTTTTCTCTGGTCTCTGGCTTTCTTTACATTAATTTCCCAATCCCTTCTTTATATTCTAAGATGTTTTTTCCGCTTTGAAATGGTTAAAAACGAGTTCTTTCACCATGTGGGAGTGAATTACCTGTTTGCTCCATGGATTTCATGGCTCCTCCTGCTCCAATCATCGCGTTTAATTGCTCCGACCACTATCTACTACCAAGTGTTTTGGTGCGCCTCTGTTTTGCCGATTGTTGTGCTGGATGTTAAGATCTACGGCCAGTGGTTCACGAAAGGGCCGTGGCTGTTATCGACGATGGCTAATCCGGCGAGCCAATTATCGGTGATAGGGAACTTCGTGGGGGCGCGGGCGGCGGCGCAAATGGGGTGGAGGGAGTGTGCTCTGTTCTTGTTTTCGCTGGGGATGACGCATTATTTGGTGCTGTTTGTCACGCTATATCAGAGGCTATCTGGGAGCAGCAGCCTTCCGGTAATGCTAAGGCCGGTGTTCTTTTTGTTCATTGCGACTCCAAGCATCGCAAGTTTGGCGTGGGAGTCCATTGCTGGAAACTTCGATGTTTCATCCAAGATGCTCTTCTTTCTCGCTCTGTTCCTATTCATGTCCTTG GTTTGTAGGCCAGCTCTGTTCAAAAGATCAATGAGGAAGTTCAACGTAGCGTGGTGGGCTTACCCTTTCCCTTTGACGGTCCTGGCACTGGCTGCAACCAAGTATGTTCAGGAGGTGAGGGGCGCCAAAGCGCATGCCTTGATGCTTCTGCTATCAGCAGTCTCTGTTTTGGCGTCTTTGGCCTTGATCATTATCACTGCACTCACTTCTAATAATATCTTCTCGCAAAACTCCCAAGAGCACTCTGCTTAA